One stretch of Cyclopterus lumpus isolate fCycLum1 chromosome 10, fCycLum1.pri, whole genome shotgun sequence DNA includes these proteins:
- the mif gene encoding macrophage migration inhibitory factor encodes MPMFVVNTNVAKSEVPAALLSEATEELAKAIGKPVQYIAVLINPDQMMMFGGKGDPCAVCSLHSIGKISGAHNKQYSKLLCGLLNKHLGISPDRIYINFVDMDAANVAWNNTTFG; translated from the exons ATGCCGATGTTCGTAGTGAACACCAACGTGGCCAAGAGCGAGGTGCCGGCGGCTCTGCTGTCCGAGGCGACGGAGGAGCTGGCCAAAGCTATAGGCAAACCTGTACAG TACATTGCTGTGCTTATCAACCCTGACCAAATGATGATGTTTGGAGGAAAGGGAGACCCCTGCGCAGTCTGCTCCCTCCACAGCATCGGCAAGATAAGTGGTGCTCACAACAAGCAATACTCTAAGCTCCTGTGTGGACTGCTCAACAAACACCTGGGCATCTCCCCCGACAg GATTTACATTAACTTCGTAGACATGGATGCAGCCAATGTGGCCTGGAACAACACTACCTTTGGATGA